The window GAAGTCAGGGTTTTCACCACACATTCCGAATCTTTTTGGATCGAAGAGGATCCGTACAACCTGAGCAGGATCAAAATTCGGCTGGAAGAGAGAATTTGGAACGAGGAGCCTTATAAGGACCCGAGCTGGAATCAAATTCTGAGAGCTTATGGAACGGCAGGCAAAGATCTTCTTCTCTCTTTTCCTACGGCAGCGTTGCAATGCATAGCGACGCTTTCCGACCTATTTCGCGAAAGTATATTCTTTATTTGTGATAAAGGAATTTCCACGCTTGAAGATTTGACTCCGACTCGAGCGCAGGGCCCTGTGGAACATGGAAGCATCTCGACGCCCGTGAACTTCCATGCAATAGGCCGATGGGCAAGCAATAAAGGCTGGCAAGTCTGGGAAGACACGGAAGAGAGAGATTATTTGAGATTGAACGTTTATACTCCGCTCGGATCCAAATTAGTTAACTTTAACCGAGAATACGGAAGAATAAATCGGACACTTTCGTTGGATGATTACGTTTATCTTAGGAGAAGCTGGAACAAACTGACCGATAACGTCCCATTGCGCGAATTAATCTCTTGCTTAAAGATTAGCTGCTGGGATCCGACGGTTTTCCTAATGTTTTATGAGAAAATTATAAATCAGTTGGATACCGACCCGTTGGACGTCTCGCAAATCGAGGCGCTTAAACAAGGTCTTTCTCTCGTTCGACAAAGGAATTTCTTCGATACCGAAGAGGACCTATCATTTGCGCTCGGAACCGTCTACGGTAAGATCGGAGAATCTTCGGAGGCTGCCTCCGCTTATCGCGAATCTTTGGAGAGGTATGGAGATAATCTCCATACGAAATTCAATCTAGCCTTATGTCTGATCGACTCGGGAGAGCCCGATGAGGGAGTCAACCTTTTGAACGAGCTTCGCGCAAAGCACCCCGATCTTCCAATGCCCTCGCTGGCGCCGGTACGAAATGGAAACGAAAAGGGAAACGTTTTTCAATAAGGAAGATTACGAATGGCTACTTTCTTTCGCCCCTATTATATTGATGCAAACGATCAAAAGGTAATTTTAACGACCGATGAGTCGGTATTGCAGGCGGCAACGACTGCGCTTATCAATCAATTTCCGCAAATTGTTAGCGTGGCAGAAGCGATAATTCTCACACAGCTGATAACTCCGCTTGCACAGGGAAATTTATCGCCGCTCCCATTCTTACAATTAGCTTCTGCGGCATATTTATCGATTCAAGACGACGAAAACCTACCCGAAGGAGATATGACAACCAAGCTGACGTTAACTTTCTCCGGAGCCGATCAGGATCCTTGTATCATTACGATAACTGAAAGTTTACCGGATTCTATTTTAAGACTCGCTCAGCTAAAATACATTTTGACCCTCAGTGACCAGATAATGAATTTCTTTTCCTTCGAAGTTGTCGATTCGGCGGGGAAGAATCTCGTTTATGGACCTTCGCAAGACACGGTATTGGACTATTTGGTTATTTTCAATTTACTCAGCGCTTATAGCCTTTCGACCGATCCGAGCTTAATTAGGAAGATCGCGTCTCAAAATGTGAGATTCGCCGACGGTTTGAGACAATTTATCAATTTCTCCGATTTCAGCGGTGACGCGTCAAAATATACCATATTCAACATCACCAAAAACGGTGCGAACGTATTGTTTGTCGATCGAGCAAAACCGAGTAATTGGTATCCTGTCAGGCTCGAAAACAATTCGGTGATCGATCGAATCGATCTAATTGCGATAAAATCAGGCGCGCTGACTCAACAAGCACAGACCAAATTGAAAACCACGATCTTTTTCTCGAAAGGAAACGATTATTCGGCAGTATTAAACGCGATCGATTTTATCAATTCCAAAGACTTTTCCGTTAATAAAATACCGCCTCAGATCAGCGCGACTTCCGTTGACATTAGCCCTCTAACAAATCGAAGAGTTTACTATTTCAATTCTCAGGGAAACCTATCCGCCTATCTCGGGGAATATATACCGGAAACATCGGGTGGCGTCGGCGGAAGGGGAAGAGCGGATTCCCCGGACGAAAACGAATTCTTTTGGTCAGGAAATATCTTCACCGGCTATGCGATCGGATTGCCGATGAAGAATCATCTTAGATTCCTTAGTGCAAGCCTATCGGGATTTTTCACGACGAATACGCCGATTGAAAAACTTTTTACGCTAGGGAAATCGAAATCGACGTCTTCCATTGCTATAATCGCTTACCAAATCCTGGAAGAATTGGGCTATTATAAGAAACAAAACTTGGCAATTGCGAGAAAAAATTTACCCAAGGTTTATTCCAAGCCTCGAATTTTTGTGAATGCGCCTCCTCGAAAAAATTTCAAATATATCGAAGAGAATTCCAAGCGCCTTCCACTCCTCCGCAAGAAAATGAAAGGTCAGGTTGTTCTCGAAACGAAGGAGACGACAGGGTCCCCTCTAATGCATAGAGAATCGCAAGGGAGGGAAAATGCGGGATCCGTCATGAAAAAGTATTTATTCTCCACGAAATTCTCCGCAGGCATGCATGTAGACGGAGAAGATACGTTTTCAGCGAAGTACTCCGCATATTATAGCAAAAAGTATCCGAAGAAACCTTTTAAAGGTAATAGCTTAGCCGCAACCGAATTTACCGATTATGTGGCAAGTCAGGACGGAACGACGGCTGAAATTATTCAGAATTTTCCGACCGAGGTATCCTATCTAAAACAGAAAGAAAAGTATTACGAAGTCGTAACGGATCAGGAATGGTGCCATCTATTCGGCCATGGAGACGGAGGTCCGGATACCCCCGACAATTTCGTTTCCGGAAGCAAACATTGTAACACCGAACAACTGGCAATAGAAACCGGACAACGAAAAAGAAAGATCGACGGACTTACCGCTAAAATCACCGCGTATCTTCTCCCTGCCAGCAATATCTGGTATAACCCGGACGCGGACGCGAAAGACAATTATAAAAAGGATAATCTCCCTTTGGCCCACGTAATGCGATATAAAGTATACGGCGCTAAAAGAAAGAAGATATTCGATCACTGGTACGACGCTCAAGAACAAAGTTTTGATTATAATGAGTTCTTAATATTAGAAGAGTTTGTAGATCGAAAGACTTCTATCGGAGACGATGCGGGATTTTACGAATACAGAGGATCGCTTGTGGCAAGGTTCTTAGATCGACTGTTTAAAGACTGTAAGTCTTTCGATATCCCTTACGATGATGCCGCATATGAGCCGTTTCGCGATTTTCCTTCCGGATATAAGAACGCAAAATCCAGAAAAACCGACCGACAAAATACGCTGCTCCAATTTCTGCAAGGCGATGGAAAAACGGTTTTAGAGCAATTCAATTTCGACTCGAGTCTTTCCCTATTAACGAAAGACAGCCTTCCGCAGATAGTGCAGCTATTATTTTTGCAAATAATAGCTAAATCCTTTTAAACGTAAATGAAAAGCGAATTGATGATGGATAAAACACCTTTAAAGCATTTAATTCTTATTACGAACCATGGAAATTCCCTTCTTGGTTCGGAAAAGAAAACAACGAACGACCGGATTCGATAACCGACATGGCTTTTTCCGTATATCCTTATTATATCGACGCAAATTATTCCTCCGTTTATCTTTATGATGATGCGGACAAAATAACGACGGATTTTATGAACGCCTTTCCCGAGTTAGACGGCGTGGGAGGAATGAATGCGGCCAATATCAAAACGAATTTAATCCAGAAAATTGCAGCTAAATTCGTTCCTTCTTATTTTATCCAAATTGCATTAAACTATTATAAAAATACCAAAAATATAGACGACTTACCGGCAACAGACGATGCTACGAAACTGAATCTCGCCGCCTTTAATCCGGATGCAAATCCTTGTAAACTTACGATCGCTTCCGACGGAGCGAATCTTAACGAGTTAGAAGCAGCTCAGTTGGAATACATATTCGCGCTTACCGATCGATTAATGAATTTCTTCCTTTTTGAATTTTCTTTTGATGACGATCCGATCACGTATGGCAGTGTTGAAAATCAAATCCTCGGCAATCTTGCCATATTAAATTTAGGGAGCGCCTTTTCTTTAATTCAATTACCGAATCCTGAAATAGCTAATTTTAAGGATAGGTTAGCCGGATACCTCAACTTTTCGAATATAAAAGCCGTCGTCTTCGGCAACGAAACTCACCTGAATTTATTCAGCTCAGGCATCGATCAAGGCACTTGGTACACTATCCAAGGGAAGGAAGGAATCGATAAATATAATATTAAGAATATAGCAACCCCAAAAAACAAGGGGGATACAAACAAAGGAATCCTCTTGTCTAGATGGTTGGACGGAACCGTAAAAAAATACGATGATTTACTTGCAATAGCAACGGCCATTAAACTTTCTCCCAATTTGAATCCGGAAGAGATCGCGGGTTTATCGCTCAAAAGCGTAAATATGGGAGCCCTCATCAAATCTATACCGGCCAATCTGGCAAACAAAACCCCTTACTATTGGGTAGACCAAGCGGGCACCTTAGCCGCGATATTAGGACGTTTTATCCCGAACATAGGAGGGGGAGGCGTCGGCGGAAGAGGAAGAGCGGATAACGTAGATGAAAATGTGAGTATCTGGTCCGGCAATCAGTTCATCGCGTACGCAATCGGACTGCCTATCGAGACAAAAGATCAATCCGCCATTATATCCTCGGGAGCGGATCGGGTGTTCAAAACCAATACCCCTTCCGCTACGTATGAACCGGATGCATTGTTATCCAAGAGCGAGGATGCAAAGATTTACGGAATCATTAAGAATAAAACCGTTCCGAATATTAAAAAATCCCTAAATAAATTTCCGCCTATCTTTTATTTTAAAAGGTTCAAGGGCGCGGATGCAAAAAGAAAGAATAAGCCTCTTGCCGGATATGACCCACCGAGGGTATTCGAATCGCCTATCAAGAATTTTAAATATATCGGAAAACAACTCTTGACCAAGAAGAAAATGAAAGGAGGCGAAGCCGCCAAGGTAACCCCGGGTGTCAAGTTGAGCCACAAACAATCGATGGAGAGGGAAAATGCGGGAACTGTTATGGGCAAGTTCCTTTATAATAAAAAATTTAAGAAAGACCAAAGTGGAGACGTGTTAAAGACGGGATACGACGCCTATTTCGCCCAAAATAATCCCGGCAATTCAGGAAGCAGTCTTCCCGCCACCGATTTTACCGATTATCTCGCTCAAAAAGACCAGATATTGAAGACTAAAATTTTGGATTTGTATAAAGATGCCACTCCCTATTTCAAAAATTTGGTCGTTCCTAAAGGCGGAGCGCAAGCGCTAAGAGTGATAACCGATCAAGAATGGTGTCACCTCTACGGCCATGGCGACGGAGGACCGGATATCCCCGAAAATTTCGTGTCCGGGAGCAAGCATTGCAATACGGAACAACTCGCGATTGAAACGGGCCAGAGAAAAAGGAAAATCGACGGGCTTACTGCAAAAATCACGGCATATCTGCTTCCCGCTCAAACCGTCTGGTATACCGGAGCGGCCTCCGATGACGGCCCCTTAAATCGAGGAGACGTAAAAATGCCACTGGCCGATTTGAAGGAATTTCCGCTCCCGACCGCACACATGATGCGCTATAAGGTCTATCACGGCGGAAAGAAAGTATTCGATCATTGGTACGACGCTCAAAGCCAAAGTTTCGATTATTATGAATTTCTTATTTTAGAAGAATTTGTGGACTGGAAGGTTTCCCTCTTAGATCCGCTAGCCAAATATGAATACAATACCTCTCTGATATCCAGATTCTTAGAAAGATTATTTCGGGATTGTGCAAAATTGGATCCTCCCATCGATTGCTCCTCGGCTGATTTCACTCCGTTTAAAGCCTTTCCAGCGGGCTACAAAGACGCGAAGCAAAAGAAGAAAAAAGACCCGAAAGCTGTCGCAGCATACGTAGTCGAGGGTGCCGGCAAGGGAATCTATGATAAGTTCAAGTTCGATGACGAAAGTGGAATCATACTCGGAGACGAAATCCAAAATCAAATCCCGCAGCCGATCAAAACGACCTTTGCCCAATTAATTAAGAAACTTCAAGCCTAACCATGCCTATAGTAGAAACCCAAACCTTTGCCCTGAAACTCCTGACCGATCTTTTTAATCGTGTAAAAAACACGGCGGGAGATCTGCTCATCGACCAAAACTTACTCGGACAGGATCACCTTCCGAAGATATGGAATACGGTCTTTAGTGTGGACCATCTGAAGCTAGGTTCCATCCAAGTGGATGCACAAGACACTTCGACCGGTAATTTTACGGTGAAGGGTAAAATCGATTTGATTCCCTTCCAAAATAAGGGAATACAACTCCAAAATTTGGGGGTGCAAATTCAGTTTTTTGCATCTAAGGATTCCAATAAACCGACCGAAACCGTTATCGAATGCATCGTCGATTTTCAAGGCTTACCGACAGAGTGGGACATACTTTCCTTATATCCTTATCTTCCCCCGTTTATGAATTATCAAACGGATATGCTCGCGGAAGGAGCTCAGGAATCTTTCCTTAGAAAGATATCGTTTCAAGATATTCAAACCCGATTCAGTTCCTATGATTTCTGGCGTGTCCGAAACGAAGAGGCAGAAACGCCCGGATTACAACTTCTTACAACTCTTCCCTCGGATCCCACATTAGGCCTAGAGCTTCTACGAGCCGGATTCAACTTTTCTTCAACGATCGTTGCCGACGGGGATTTTTGGGGCGAAGTCAAACTCATTCAGCCGGATCTAAATAAACTTACCGTTTTCGGAGTCGCAGGAGTGGACGATCAAGGATCCGGCAACGTACTCATCGGTCATAGTCTTCAAGACCCTACTACGCAACAATATCCGTCGCTAAGTATCGGCGGGCTGAAGATCGAACTGAGAAGGCTTTGTATTTACTCAGGATTGGAAAATATCAGTGGAGCTCCCCCGGGCTTCTTTTTCGAGGTTTATCTGGGCCCGGAAGGAGGCGGCCTCGAACTCATCGTACAAACCGGAATCGGTTCCACAAGCGCTCGTATTTTAGGAATTTTTGATAAAGGAATTACCCTTTCGGAAGTCGAAAGCTTA is drawn from Leptospira fainei serovar Hurstbridge str. BUT 6 and contains these coding sequences:
- a CDS encoding SAM-dependent methyltransferase; its protein translation is MEKETYTILEKNVRLSESKIWGYQRNYFEQRGQKAWLDGEVPFYGTSNSFAANTQAELVISLLDDLPTPKRKVRIIELGAGTGKFAHLFLSALKRIRPELIDNDDLLYILTDFTRSNIREYPIHPALRPWFKKGILDSALYDLENPEDIRLQSNGSPLSEEPDCLYVIIANYVFDGVPQDLFEIGNDRLHEVRVFTTHSESFWIEEDPYNLSRIKIRLEERIWNEEPYKDPSWNQILRAYGTAGKDLLLSFPTAALQCIATLSDLFRESIFFICDKGISTLEDLTPTRAQGPVEHGSISTPVNFHAIGRWASNKGWQVWEDTEERDYLRLNVYTPLGSKLVNFNREYGRINRTLSLDDYVYLRRSWNKLTDNVPLRELISCLKISCWDPTVFLMFYEKIINQLDTDPLDVSQIEALKQGLSLVRQRNFFDTEEDLSFALGTVYGKIGESSEAASAYRESLERYGDNLHTKFNLALCLIDSGEPDEGVNLLNELRAKHPDLPMPSLAPVRNGNEKGNVFQ